The segment CAGCCCGTACAGGGCGATGCCCGGCCGCACCAGGTCGTACCGGGCCCCGGGCAGCCGCAGCAGGGCGGCGCTGTTGGCAGCGTGCCGCAAGCCCGGCCGCAGGCCGCGTTCGTCCAGGGCCTGGAGCACCCGGTCGAAGCGACCGAGCTGGTCTTCGGTCAAGGGAGCCTCGGGGTCGTCGGCCGTGGCCAGGTGGGTGAAGACGCCGGCCACCTCCAGGCCGCCCAGGCCGGCGATGCGGGCGACGACCTCCGCCAGCCGGGGCTGGTCCCAGCGCAGGCCCAGACGCCCCATGCCCGTGTCGATCTTGATGTGGACCCGCACCTTGCGGCCGTCCCGCCGGGCGGCCTCGGCCAGGGCACGGGCCTCCTCCTCGCTGCTGACCGCCAGCTCCAGCTCATAACGCAGGGCCAGGGCGTATTGCCAGGGCGGGGTCCAGCCCATGACCAGGATGGGGCAAGCGATGGCGGACTGCCGCAGGTGAACGCCTTCTTCCACTACGGCCACGGCCAGGCGCCGGGCGCCGTGGGCCAGGGCGGTGCGGGCGACCATCACCGCACCGTGGCCGTAACCATCGGCTTTGACCACCGCCATGAGCTGCGCGGGGGCGGCCAGCCGCTGGAGGGTCTGCACGTTGTGGGCGATGGCGTCCAGGTCGACTTCCACCCAGGTGGGGCGCACCGGCCGCCCCCGGCCCGGCCCTTCCAAGGCCACTCCTCCTCCGCTGGCGGTGACGTGGTCGAAACGGCGCCGCCGGTGGCCCTCCCCGGCCACCGCCGCACCTCAATGGGTTCGCCGGTCCGGCCCGGGACCCTGTCGCCGGCGGCGGCAAGTCCCGCCGGCGGCCGTCTCGCCGTCACAGCTTCCCCAGCGGTCCGCAAGGCAGGCCGGCCACCGGGCCATCCCAAGAGGCGGCCGGCCAAGCGGCCGGACTCCCCGGCCGTCTCAGCCGGCCAGCGGCGGCCGCAACCACGCCACTCCCGGCACGCCCAGGGCTTCGGCGCTGCGGGGCAGCCCGCGCCGGACCCGTTGCAAGGCGGCGGGGAGCCGGGCGATGACCTCCGTAGCCTGGACGGGGACGCCGGCCGCAGGCGCTGCCAGTTCCCCCGCCAGGGCGTGGAGGAACACGGCCGCCAAGGCGGCGGCCAGAGGTTCGAGCCCCTGGGCCAGCATGGCACCCACGATGCCGGCCAGGGCGTCGCCCATGCCGGCGCTGGCCATGCCCGGGTGGCCGCGGGTGCAGGCGTACAGATCGCCCGCCGGCCCGGCAACCAGGGTGCCGGCCCCTTTGAGGACGGCCACCGCTCCCGACCGGCGGGCCAGCTCAAGGGCCGCCAGGGGCCGCCGGGCTTGCACCTGGGCCGTGGTCCAGCCCAGCAGCCGCGCCGCTTCGCCGGGATGGGGCGTCAGGACCAGCGGGAAGGATCCCGGCCGCTCCCGCAGGCGGTCGATGCCCAGGCGGGCCGCCAGGTTGAGCCCGTCGGCGTCCAGAACGGTGGGCGGGAACGCCGGGACACCGGCAGGCGAACCAGCCCCGGGCCCAGGATCTTCGGGCCCGCGGGTAGCGGGCGGACCGTCGAGTCCAAGCCATCCGGCCAGGCAGGCCGCCGCCCCCGGGCTTTGGCCCAGCCCCGGGCCGATGACCCGAACCACCCGGCCGCGGCGCTCCCCTTCCCGCTGCGCCAGCGCGGTGGCGGCCGCCGCATCCCACTCGCCGCCGGTTGTGGCGGGAAGGGCCCAGGTCATGATCTCCGGGCGGTGGACCGCGGCCTCGGCCCGCACCGGGGCGGGCACGGCCAGGGTCACGGTGCCCGCCCCGGCCTGCAGGGCGGCCGTGCCCGCCAGGACCGCGGCCCCGACCTGGCCCGGGCGGCCGCCGGCCACGACGACGTGCCCCGCCCAGCCCTTGTGGGCATCCCAGGGCCGGTGGGGCAGGAGGGCCGCCACGGAGGCCGCCTCGAGGACGCGGGCGGAGGGAAATCCTTCGCTGCCGCCGCCGGGCGCGCCGGCTTCCGTCTCACTGCCCGTCCCACCCGCGCCTGTGCCGGTCTCCTGCGGCCAGCCGATGTCGGCTACGAAGACCTGCCCGGCCCGTTCCGGGCCCTGGCCGAGCAAGAGGCCCCACTTGGCCGCCGCGAAGGTGACGGTCCAGGTGGCGCGCGGCACCACCGGCGCCGCCTCCCCGGTGTCGGCGTCAAGGCCCGAGGGCAAGTCCAGGGCGAAGACCGGCACCCCCGCAGCTCCCACCACCTGAAGGGCCCGGGCGGCCAGGGGACGCAGGGCACCCCGCACACCCACGCCCAGCAGGGCATCGACCACCACCCGGGCGCGGGCGACGGCGGCTTCCAGGTGGTAGAAGAACGCGTCCGCCGCCGGCACCACCCCGCCCTCCGCCCCAGGGTTCTGGCGGGCTTCCTGCCGGGCGCCCGGGGCCGGTTCGCCCGCCAGCGCGATCGCCGGCACGCCCGAACGGGCCAGCAACGACCATTGAACCGCCGC is part of the Thermaerobacter subterraneus DSM 13965 genome and harbors:
- the alr gene encoding alanine racemase, which produces MEGPGRGRPVRPTWVEVDLDAIAHNVQTLQRLAAPAQLMAVVKADGYGHGAVMVARTALAHGARRLAVAVVEEGVHLRQSAIACPILVMGWTPPWQYALALRYELELAVSSEEEARALAEAARRDGRKVRVHIKIDTGMGRLGLRWDQPRLAEVVARIAGLGGLEVAGVFTHLATADDPEAPLTEDQLGRFDRVLQALDERGLRPGLRHAANSAALLRLPGARYDLVRPGIALYGLEPFPGAVAAFGLQPALAWKTRVALVKEVPPGTPISYGATFVTRRRSRIATLPVGYADGLRRALSNRGQVLVGGRRVPIVGRVCMDQVMVDVTDAGPVAVGDEVVLIGRQGGEQITADEMAGWMDTIGYEVVTGIGRRVPRIYLRGGRPVAQAPLSHLL
- a CDS encoding NAD(P)H-hydrate dehydratase, yielding MWILSAAAVRRGDRLAAEAGLGGPVLMETAGRTAATLLWKVAGPFSPREPVVVLAGGGNNGGDGMVLARWVARWAGPAAVKVFLLAEPARLRGEAAVQWSLLARSGVPAIALAGEPAPGARQEARQNPGAEGGVVPAADAFFYHLEAAVARARVVVDALLGVGVRGALRPLAARALQVVGAAGVPVFALDLPSGLDADTGEAAPVVPRATWTVTFAAAKWGLLLGQGPERAGQVFVADIGWPQETGTGAGGTGSETEAGAPGGGSEGFPSARVLEAASVAALLPHRPWDAHKGWAGHVVVAGGRPGQVGAAVLAGTAALQAGAGTVTLAVPAPVRAEAAVHRPEIMTWALPATTGGEWDAAAATALAQREGERRGRVVRVIGPGLGQSPGAAACLAGWLGLDGPPATRGPEDPGPGAGSPAGVPAFPPTVLDADGLNLAARLGIDRLRERPGSFPLVLTPHPGEAARLLGWTTAQVQARRPLAALELARRSGAVAVLKGAGTLVAGPAGDLYACTRGHPGMASAGMGDALAGIVGAMLAQGLEPLAAALAAVFLHALAGELAAPAAGVPVQATEVIARLPAALQRVRRGLPRSAEALGVPGVAWLRPPLAG